From Mumia sp. ZJ1417:
GAGGGTGAGCCCTCGCCTCGGAACCCTCGACCTCGTCCCCGCGCTCGATCGTCTGGACCTGCTGGCCGATCCCGTGGCGGCCGCTCGCGGCACGCTCGGGCAGGCCGCCGACGAGGCGTGGGTCTGTGCGATCGACCCCGCGCTCGCGGACACGGCAGCGTTCGCCGAGGCGTACGAGGTGCCGCTCGAGGCGTCCGCGAACTGCGTCGTCGTCCTCGGCAGGCGCGCCGGTGAGGAGCGTGCGGCCGCGTGCGTGGTCCGCGCCGACACGCGTGCCGACGTCAACGGCGCGATCCGCAGGCGGCTCGACGTACGCAAGCTGTCCTTCGCGCCGACGGAGTGGGCGACGGAGACGACGGGCATGGAGTACGGCGGGATCACGCCCGTCGGGGCACCGAAGGGTTGGCCGGTGCTCGTCGACGAACGGGCGGCCGCACTCGAGTGGGCGCTGATCGGGTCGGGCATCCGCGGGTCCAAGCTCGTGCTCCCCGGCGCGCTCCTCGCCGCACTCCCCTCCGTCGAGGTCGCCGCGTACGCGCTCTGACGTGCGTCACGCGTGCCAGCCGGCATTCGCGAACAACCTCCGGAGCTGGTCCGCGACGACCTCGCACTCGTGGCGTACGGCGTACGAGCTGAAGATCAGCAGCTTCGGCCCGCCGATGACGATCTCATTCGCGCGGAGCAGGTCGGCGTCCCACTGGAGGACGCGCATGTGCGGGATGCCGTGGATCTCGATCGCGAGCTCGTACTCGTCCCACGCCACGTCGAGGTAGTACTTGCCGTCCTTGCGTCGCACGCGCCGCTGCCGCGTCGGCTCGGGAAGGCGCAGCCGCCCCCGGATCGCGTCGAAGTCGCGCTCGGGCAGCGACTGGATCCCGCCCGCGGCATCGAGGTACGACTCGACGATCAGCGCGCGGTGGCGGCACGTCCCCCGCCGCGTGAGG
This genomic window contains:
- a CDS encoding YbaK/EbsC family protein, with protein sequence MSPRLGTLDLVPALDRLDLLADPVAAARGTLGQAADEAWVCAIDPALADTAAFAEAYEVPLEASANCVVVLGRRAGEERAAACVVRADTRADVNGAIRRRLDVRKLSFAPTEWATETTGMEYGGITPVGAPKGWPVLVDERAAALEWALIGSGIRGSKLVLPGALLAALPSVEVAAYAL